The following proteins come from a genomic window of Chryseobacterium glaciei:
- a CDS encoding methylmalonyl-CoA mutase family protein yields the protein METQKYTPTNKVRIVTAASLFDGHDAAINIMRRVIQGTGCEVIHLGHDKSAEEVVNTAIQEDANAIALTSYQGGHNEYFKYIYDLLREKNSPQIKIFGGGGGVILPEEIEDIMSYGIDRIYSPDDGRELGLQGMIDDLVKRSDFATGKEVTAEDLDSISFENSTSIAKIISAVENFSEEKPELVKAIDEKSKDLNIPIIGITGTGGAGKSSLTDELVRRFLRSNTDKKIAIISIDPSKKKTGGALLGDRIRMNAINDPRVYMRSMATRENNVSVSPFIHSALNVLKLAHPDVIILETSGIGQSGSEVSDFADVSMYVMTPEYGASTQLEKIDMLDYADLVALNKSDKRGALDALQAVRKQFQRNHLLWESPLDDMPVYATKASQFNDHGTTDLYNRLVEKVNDKFSDLNLQGFVEQEVSEDITIIPPKRVRYLSEIVENNRIYDANVEKQAELARKMYHIEGVKKFLSNEVLDNEYQKAEKDLQQENIDFLKNWDDTKDAFKAEFYSYFVRGKEIKVETSTESLSHLKIPKISLPKYTDWGDLIKWKGQENLPGGFPYTAGIYPFKRTGEDPTRMFAGEGGPERTNRRFHYVSAEMDAKRLSTAFDSVTLYGQDPALPPDIYGKIGNAGVSIATLDDAKKLYSGFDLVNAMTSVSMTINGPAPMLLAFFMNAAIDQNVEKYIAEHKLEANVEKALKAKFDDKGLERPKYNGELPPSNNGLGLKLLGLTGDEVIPAEAYAEIKAKTIATVRGTVQADILKEDQAQNTCIFSTEFALRLMGDVQEYFITEKVRNFYSVSISGYHIAEAGANPVSQLAFTLANGFTYVEYYLSRGMDINDFAPNLSFFFSNGIDPEYSVIGRVARRIWAKAMKLKYGADERSQMLKYHIQTSGRSLHAQEIDFNDIRTTLQALYAIYDNCNSLHTNAYDEAITTPTEQSVRRAMAIQLIINKELGLAKNENPLQGSFIIEELTDLVEEAVYAEFDRITERGGVLGAMETMYQRSKIQEESMHYEWLKHTGEYPIIGVNTFLGKDGSPTVRPGEVIRSTEEEKQVQIETLHNFQQANEDKSEAALKTLQYAAINQQNLFNVMMDAVKYCSLGQITNALFEVGGKYRRNM from the coding sequence ATGGAAACCCAAAAATATACTCCAACAAACAAAGTAAGAATTGTAACAGCAGCGTCGTTATTCGACGGACATGATGCAGCTATTAATATCATGCGTCGTGTGATTCAGGGAACAGGATGCGAAGTTATCCACCTTGGTCACGATAAATCTGCCGAGGAAGTTGTAAATACAGCCATTCAGGAAGATGCCAACGCAATTGCATTAACATCTTATCAAGGCGGTCACAACGAATATTTCAAATATATCTACGACCTTTTAAGAGAGAAAAACTCTCCGCAAATCAAAATTTTCGGCGGCGGCGGCGGTGTAATTCTGCCAGAAGAAATCGAAGACATCATGTCTTACGGAATCGACAGAATTTATTCTCCGGATGACGGTCGTGAGCTTGGTTTACAGGGAATGATCGATGATTTGGTTAAAAGATCAGATTTCGCAACAGGTAAAGAAGTGACTGCTGAAGATTTAGATTCAATTAGTTTTGAAAATTCTACAAGCATTGCTAAAATCATTTCTGCCGTTGAAAACTTCTCAGAAGAAAAACCAGAATTGGTAAAAGCGATTGATGAAAAATCAAAAGATTTAAACATTCCAATCATCGGTATCACAGGTACAGGTGGAGCCGGAAAATCTTCATTGACAGACGAATTAGTAAGACGTTTCTTACGTTCCAATACAGATAAAAAAATTGCAATCATCTCCATTGACCCTTCGAAAAAGAAAACCGGAGGTGCGCTTTTGGGTGACAGAATTCGTATGAACGCGATCAATGATCCAAGAGTTTATATGCGTTCGATGGCGACGAGAGAAAACAACGTTTCTGTGTCTCCGTTCATTCATTCAGCATTGAATGTGTTGAAATTGGCTCATCCTGATGTTATCATTCTGGAAACTTCAGGAATTGGACAATCAGGTTCGGAAGTTTCAGATTTTGCAGATGTTTCAATGTACGTGATGACTCCTGAATACGGAGCTTCCACACAGTTGGAAAAAATTGACATGTTGGATTACGCAGATCTTGTTGCTTTAAATAAATCTGACAAACGTGGTGCTTTAGATGCCCTTCAAGCCGTAAGAAAACAATTCCAAAGAAATCATTTGTTGTGGGAAAGTCCGTTGGATGATATGCCGGTTTATGCGACAAAAGCTTCTCAATTCAACGACCACGGAACGACTGATTTATACAATAGATTAGTTGAAAAAGTAAATGACAAGTTTTCAGATTTAAACCTACAAGGCTTTGTTGAACAAGAAGTTTCTGAAGACATCACGATTATTCCTCCAAAAAGAGTTCGTTATTTATCGGAAATTGTAGAAAATAATAGAATTTACGACGCCAATGTTGAAAAACAAGCCGAACTAGCTAGAAAAATGTATCATATTGAAGGGGTGAAAAAGTTCCTTTCAAACGAAGTTTTAGATAATGAATATCAAAAAGCTGAAAAAGATCTTCAACAGGAAAATATCGACTTCCTTAAAAATTGGGACGATACGAAAGATGCTTTCAAAGCTGAATTTTATTCTTATTTCGTTCGTGGAAAAGAAATTAAAGTGGAGACTTCTACAGAATCTTTATCACATTTAAAAATTCCAAAAATATCTTTACCAAAATATACAGATTGGGGAGATCTAATTAAATGGAAAGGTCAGGAAAATCTTCCGGGAGGATTCCCTTACACAGCAGGGATTTATCCTTTCAAAAGAACAGGAGAAGATCCTACACGGATGTTTGCCGGAGAAGGAGGTCCTGAAAGAACGAACAGAAGATTCCACTACGTTTCTGCAGAAATGGATGCAAAACGTTTGTCTACAGCATTTGACTCAGTAACTTTATACGGTCAGGATCCAGCTTTACCACCGGATATTTATGGTAAAATCGGAAATGCCGGAGTTTCTATCGCAACGTTAGATGACGCAAAAAAATTGTATTCCGGATTTGATTTGGTGAATGCAATGACTTCCGTTTCAATGACGATCAACGGTCCGGCTCCGATGTTGTTGGCTTTCTTTATGAATGCTGCGATTGACCAAAATGTTGAAAAATATATTGCTGAACATAAACTTGAAGCTAATGTTGAAAAGGCTTTAAAAGCAAAATTCGACGATAAAGGCTTAGAAAGACCAAAATATAACGGTGAATTACCTCCATCAAACAACGGTTTAGGATTAAAATTATTAGGACTTACCGGAGATGAAGTAATTCCTGCTGAAGCTTACGCTGAAATTAAGGCTAAAACGATCGCGACCGTTCGTGGTACCGTTCAAGCTGACATTTTAAAAGAAGACCAAGCTCAGAATACTTGTATTTTCTCTACTGAATTTGCTCTAAGATTGATGGGTGACGTTCAGGAATATTTTATTACCGAAAAAGTAAGAAACTTCTATTCGGTTTCTATTTCAGGATATCACATTGCAGAAGCGGGTGCAAATCCTGTTTCTCAGTTGGCATTTACTTTGGCAAATGGTTTCACTTATGTTGAATATTATTTGTCAAGAGGAATGGATATCAATGATTTTGCGCCTAACCTATCTTTCTTCTTCTCTAACGGTATCGACCCTGAATATTCAGTGATCGGACGAGTAGCAAGAAGAATCTGGGCAAAAGCAATGAAACTGAAATACGGCGCAGACGAAAGAAGCCAAATGTTGAAATATCACATTCAAACTTCAGGACGTTCGCTTCACGCTCAGGAAATTGATTTCAACGATATCAGAACGACGCTTCAAGCGCTTTATGCGATCTATGACAACTGTAACTCACTTCACACGAATGCTTATGACGAGGCGATTACAACGCCGACTGAGCAGTCTGTAAGAAGAGCGATGGCAATTCAGTTGATCATTAATAAAGAATTAGGTTTAGCGAAAAATGAAAATCCGCTTCAAGGTTCATTTATTATTGAAGAATTAACGGATTTGGTAGAAGAAGCTGTTTATGCAGAATTCGACAGAATTACAGAAAGAGGAGGTGTTCTTGGTGCAATGGAAACCATGTATCAACGTTCGAAAATTCAGGAAGAATCGATGCATTACGAATGGTTGAAGCATACAGGAGAATATCCGATCATTGGAGTAAATACTTTCCTTGGAAAAGATGGTTCGCCAACGGTTCGTCCGGGAGAAGTTATCCGTTCGACTGAGGAAGAAAAGCAGGTTCAGATCGAAACGCTTCATAATTTCCAACAAGCTAATGAAGATAAGTCCGAAGCCGCTTTAAAAACATTGCAATATGCAGCCATCAATCAGCAGAATTTATTTAATGTAATGATGGATGCCGTGAAATATTGTTCTCTTGGACAGATTACCAATGCTTTATTTGAAGTGGGTGGTAAGTATCGAAGAAACATGTAG
- a CDS encoding DUF3667 domain-containing protein: protein MSHGKIREDKTCLNCNHQVEDRFCPHCGQENAETRQPFYYLFTHFIEDFTHYDGQFWGTLKNLLIKPGKLTSTYLEGKRQKFVPPVKLYIFVSFITFFMFALFPMIHINLSDKKDAGNHNKTSFFDKIKAAETQKILDSIKAGKNLSQEDSATVKKLNTLLSDSAEINDLKETFEMDKKIDADINFRGYKTRKSYDSATAKNPSAFDFIQIPLDHKFFELKENGVTKTEIFKNLAEKSFHNMPKALFIYLPLFAFFLWIFHNKKKWWYFDHGIFTLHYFSFLLLNILFIFLIAKLTSVIDVGFINVLLYLLIAFLSVYSMVYFFIAHHKVYHTHGAVSFIIGIILFMINFFAFMLLVICLALVSFLMIH, encoded by the coding sequence ATGAGCCACGGAAAAATCAGAGAAGATAAAACTTGTTTAAACTGCAATCATCAGGTAGAAGATAGATTCTGCCCTCACTGCGGACAGGAAAATGCCGAAACAAGACAACCCTTCTATTATCTATTCACCCACTTTATTGAGGATTTCACTCACTACGACGGACAGTTCTGGGGTACACTAAAAAACCTGCTAATAAAGCCCGGAAAGCTTACAAGCACCTATTTGGAAGGTAAAAGACAGAAATTCGTACCGCCTGTAAAGCTTTATATTTTTGTCAGTTTCATTACTTTTTTCATGTTTGCTCTTTTTCCAATGATCCATATTAATTTATCAGATAAGAAAGATGCAGGAAATCACAATAAAACAAGTTTTTTTGATAAAATAAAAGCTGCGGAGACGCAAAAAATACTTGATAGTATAAAAGCAGGAAAAAATCTAAGTCAGGAAGATTCTGCAACAGTTAAGAAACTTAATACATTATTGTCTGATTCTGCTGAAATAAATGATCTCAAGGAAACGTTCGAGATGGATAAGAAAATCGATGCAGATATTAATTTTAGAGGATACAAAACAAGAAAGTCCTATGATTCTGCAACGGCTAAAAACCCATCAGCTTTTGATTTTATACAAATTCCATTAGACCACAAATTCTTCGAATTAAAGGAAAATGGTGTTACAAAAACAGAAATCTTTAAAAATTTGGCAGAAAAGTCATTCCACAATATGCCAAAGGCTCTTTTCATTTATCTTCCGCTATTTGCTTTCTTTTTATGGATTTTCCACAATAAGAAAAAATGGTGGTATTTCGATCATGGAATTTTCACATTACATTACTTTTCATTCCTTTTGCTGAATATTTTATTTATATTCCTTATCGCAAAATTAACAAGCGTAATAGACGTTGGATTTATTAATGTTCTATTATATTTATTGATAGCATTTTTATCAGTATATAGTATGGTATACTTTTTTATTGCCCATCACAAAGTTTATCATACCCACGGAGCAGTCAGCTTTATAATTGGAATCATATTATTTATGATAAATTTCTTTGCATTTATGCTCTTGGTCATCTGCCTTGCTTTAGTAAGCTTCCTGATGATTCATTAA
- the rplM gene encoding 50S ribosomal protein L13 — protein MNTLSYKTVSANKATANKEWVVVDAEGQPLGRLASTVAKILRGKHKTNFTPHVDCGDNVIVLNAGKVTLSGNKWNDKTYIWHTGYPGGQKSMTAAELQKKDSLKVLEKSVKGMLPKNRLGSALLKNLYLYEGTEHKHEAQQPATINVNEFK, from the coding sequence GTGAATACATTAAGTTACAAAACTGTTTCAGCGAACAAAGCTACTGCTAATAAAGAATGGGTTGTGGTAGACGCTGAAGGACAGCCGTTAGGAAGACTAGCTTCTACGGTTGCAAAGATTTTGAGAGGTAAGCACAAAACAAACTTTACACCCCACGTAGATTGTGGTGATAACGTTATTGTTTTGAATGCTGGGAAAGTTACTCTTTCCGGAAACAAGTGGAACGATAAGACTTATATCTGGCATACAGGTTATCCTGGAGGTCAAAAGTCTATGACTGCAGCTGAACTTCAAAAGAAAGATTCTTTAAAAGTATTAGAAAAATCTGTAAAAGGTATGTTACCTAAGAACAGATTAGGATCTGCTTTATTGAAGAACCTTTACTTATATGAAGGAACTGAGCACAAACATGAAGCTCAACAGCCTGCAACAATTAATGTTAACGAATTTAAATAA
- the rpsI gene encoding 30S ribosomal protein S9, whose amino-acid sequence MSIVHKIGRRKTSVARVYVKPGSGIITVNGKEAATYFSTDVMVYKLNQPFILSETVGQYDVTVNVFGGGNTGQAEAIRLGISRALCEINAEFRLALKPAGLLTRDARMVERKKPGQKKARKRFQFSKR is encoded by the coding sequence ATGTCTATAGTTCACAAAATCGGAAGAAGAAAAACTTCTGTAGCGAGAGTTTATGTAAAACCAGGTTCTGGAATCATTACAGTAAACGGTAAAGAGGCTGCAACTTATTTCTCTACAGACGTTATGGTTTATAAATTAAACCAACCGTTTATCCTTTCTGAAACTGTTGGTCAGTACGACGTTACCGTAAATGTTTTCGGTGGTGGTAATACAGGTCAGGCAGAAGCTATCAGATTAGGTATTTCAAGAGCTCTATGTGAAATCAATGCTGAATTCAGATTAGCTTTAAAACCTGCTGGTTTACTTACGAGAGATGCAAGAATGGTGGAAAGAAAGAAGCCAGGTCAGAAAAAAGCAAGAAAGAGATTCCAATTCTCAAAACGTTAA
- the rpsB gene encoding 30S ribosomal protein S2, with amino-acid sequence MAKANVKDLLEAGVHFGHMTRKWNPNMAPYIFMEKNGIHIVDLHKTAVKLDEACSALEKLTSAGKKVLFVATKKQAKEVVAKHASELNMPYITERWPGGMLTNFVTIRKAVKKMNHIDKMKKDGTFETLSKKERLQVDRQRANLEKNLGSISDMVRLPSAIFVVDIMREHIAVTEAKKLGIPVFGIVDTNSDPRKVDFVIPGNDDASKSIDMILSVVSESIKDGQTQRKADKEKSKEEGEVVSADKDADFDSAE; translated from the coding sequence ATGGCAAAAGCAAATGTAAAAGACCTTCTAGAGGCTGGTGTACACTTCGGTCACATGACTAGAAAGTGGAATCCAAATATGGCTCCATACATTTTTATGGAGAAAAATGGTATTCACATTGTAGACTTACATAAAACAGCGGTTAAATTGGATGAAGCTTGTAGCGCTTTAGAAAAATTAACTTCTGCAGGTAAAAAAGTTCTTTTTGTAGCTACTAAGAAGCAAGCAAAAGAAGTTGTTGCAAAACACGCTTCTGAACTTAATATGCCTTATATTACAGAAAGATGGCCGGGAGGTATGTTAACAAACTTTGTTACTATCAGAAAGGCTGTTAAGAAAATGAACCATATCGACAAAATGAAAAAAGACGGTACGTTCGAAACTTTATCTAAAAAAGAAAGACTTCAGGTTGACAGACAAAGAGCTAACTTAGAGAAAAACTTAGGTTCTATCTCTGACATGGTTCGTCTTCCTTCTGCGATCTTCGTTGTAGATATCATGAGAGAACACATCGCTGTAACTGAAGCTAAGAAATTAGGTATTCCAGTTTTCGGTATTGTTGATACAAACTCTGACCCTAGAAAAGTTGACTTCGTTATCCCAGGAAACGATGATGCTTCTAAGTCTATCGATATGATCTTGAGCGTAGTTTCAGAATCTATCAAAGACGGTCAAACTCAAAGAAAAGCTGACAAAGAAAAATCTAAAGAAGAAGGTGAAGTAGTATCTGCTGATAAAGATGCAGATTTCGATTCTGCTGAATAA
- a CDS encoding DUF6759 domain-containing protein — protein sequence MKKTILFYSFALTIFLNSCGTTNYRSTPSTPPAKRPRTTIPSNTNNSAGQVEREYSTLIKTYKPETAKVLTDLLNGSDGDETSITVENNSRCNMVLTISGNNYFKKIPIGTNKIGTAMVPKNQNYNLSGMLCNSVYQKTKFITTSYNIKLSN from the coding sequence ATGAAAAAGACGATACTTTTTTACAGCTTTGCATTGACCATATTTTTAAACAGTTGCGGTACAACAAATTACCGTTCAACTCCTTCTACTCCTCCTGCTAAAAGACCGAGGACTACTATTCCTTCAAATACAAACAACTCAGCAGGACAGGTAGAAAGGGAATACAGCACCTTAATAAAGACTTATAAGCCCGAAACAGCCAAAGTTCTTACAGATCTGTTAAACGGCTCAGATGGAGACGAAACATCTATCACGGTTGAAAATAATTCGAGATGCAATATGGTTCTTACGATAAGCGGAAATAATTATTTTAAAAAGATCCCGATTGGTACTAATAAAATAGGCACTGCGATGGTTCCTAAAAATCAAAACTATAACTTATCCGGAATGTTGTGTAATTCTGTGTATCAGAAAACAAAGTTTATCACAACGTCTTACAACATTAAACTTTCAAACTAA
- a CDS encoding DUF6759 domain-containing protein: MKKKSLIVSILFVLISSISYAQKSNSKNILKSTNIQEIEEYLKTCHPEDPKKSVLKPKLLALKNEEWTKGKKDAKPMEARPVITEIPNSVMKDANSKDAEDFKRLISETKKNHKEKTVKLLNAMINEDISKKEVILLLKNRSDCNLVLRIEGKDFYNMAIPAHGENFIVINKGSYTLNSNVCDVKYNSQKSIKKNMFLTISNPSQVGNKSILNNK; encoded by the coding sequence ATGAAAAAAAAATCTCTCATTGTCTCAATACTTTTTGTATTGATTTCCAGCATTTCTTATGCTCAAAAAAGTAACAGCAAAAACATTCTAAAAAGTACAAACATTCAGGAAATTGAAGAATATCTGAAAACCTGCCATCCGGAAGATCCCAAAAAAAGTGTCTTAAAACCCAAATTACTCGCCTTAAAAAATGAGGAATGGACAAAAGGTAAAAAAGACGCTAAACCAATGGAAGCCAGACCTGTTATCACTGAAATACCCAACAGTGTAATGAAAGATGCTAATTCTAAGGATGCAGAAGACTTTAAACGCTTAATAAGTGAAACAAAAAAGAACCATAAAGAAAAGACAGTAAAGCTTTTAAATGCAATGATTAATGAAGATATCAGCAAAAAAGAAGTCATTCTTTTACTTAAAAATAGGTCTGACTGTAATTTGGTTTTAAGAATTGAAGGAAAAGATTTCTACAATATGGCAATTCCTGCACACGGAGAAAATTTCATAGTCATTAATAAAGGATCTTATACACTGAACAGCAATGTTTGTGATGTGAAATATAATTCACAGAAAAGCATAAAAAAGAATATGTTTTTAACCATAAGCAATCCTTCACAGGTTGGGAATAAATCAATTTTAAACAATAAGTAA
- the trmB gene encoding tRNA (guanosine(46)-N7)-methyltransferase TrmB, whose amino-acid sequence MGKNKLARFAENKILPNVIQPTREEALNSFALKGKWRTDFFKNDNPIVLELGCGKGEYSVGLAKAFPEKNFIGIDIKGARFWFGAKEAVENNMGNVAFVRSQIELVDHFFSENEVDEIWITFPDPQIKYRRTKHRLTHPDFLERYKKFLKPGGIIHLKTDSEFLHGYTLGYLQGAGYEIVSAHHDIYGAAEYDPGTEHLKDIKTYYEELFSAKGKTITYIKFKIN is encoded by the coding sequence ATGGGCAAAAATAAATTAGCAAGATTCGCTGAAAACAAAATATTACCAAACGTTATCCAGCCAACAAGAGAAGAAGCTTTAAATAGCTTTGCACTGAAAGGAAAATGGAGAACAGATTTCTTTAAAAACGATAATCCAATTGTTCTTGAATTAGGCTGTGGTAAAGGAGAATATTCTGTTGGTCTTGCAAAAGCTTTTCCAGAGAAAAACTTTATCGGTATTGATATCAAAGGTGCCAGATTTTGGTTTGGAGCTAAAGAAGCTGTAGAAAATAACATGGGCAATGTTGCTTTTGTAAGATCTCAAATTGAATTGGTAGACCATTTTTTTAGTGAAAACGAAGTAGATGAAATCTGGATCACGTTCCCTGATCCGCAGATCAAATACAGACGTACAAAGCACAGATTGACACATCCCGATTTCCTTGAAAGATATAAAAAGTTTCTAAAACCGGGCGGAATCATTCATTTAAAAACAGACTCTGAGTTTTTACATGGCTATACTTTAGGCTACCTTCAAGGTGCAGGCTATGAAATTGTATCGGCACATCATGATATTTATGGAGCTGCTGAATATGATCCGGGTACTGAGCATTTAAAAGATATAAAAACCTATTATGAAGAATTGTTTTCTGCAAAAGGAAAGACAATAACCTATATTAAGTTCAAAATAAATTAA
- a CDS encoding DUF6759 domain-containing protein: MKKLLLLFSTVLFFGLFSGQRKDKDYSNILKSKNIYEINAFLRDAHPDDPRRSVLKPRVMEMMKEYIKTARPEDQKVKQMQEQLALLKRRPSTKISFDEMNAIIKQKQIAKYNAELQAKQSLVVYTPSSAKNVYVTNTSATASTTVIADTEAEEFNMLMSVSPTEHKNKTVQILNSLFDNDPMSKECIVLIQNKSDCNIIVRMEGIGTTKYRLAVPAHNESSVVVTKGDYLFTSIVCGAQYASQKTIQKPLMVALGSSAKK, translated from the coding sequence ATGAAAAAGTTACTTTTACTCTTTAGTACAGTGTTATTTTTTGGACTTTTTTCTGGTCAGAGAAAAGACAAAGACTACAGCAATATTTTAAAAAGCAAAAACATTTATGAGATAAATGCTTTCTTAAGAGATGCTCACCCAGATGATCCCCGCAGATCCGTACTAAAACCAAGAGTAATGGAAATGATGAAGGAATATATCAAAACCGCGCGTCCCGAAGATCAAAAAGTAAAACAAATGCAGGAACAGCTTGCTTTGTTGAAGAGAAGACCATCTACAAAAATCTCTTTTGATGAGATGAACGCTATCATCAAACAAAAACAGATCGCAAAATACAACGCAGAATTGCAGGCAAAACAATCTTTGGTTGTTTATACTCCCAGCAGCGCCAAAAATGTTTACGTTACCAATACCTCTGCTACAGCTTCAACCACAGTTATTGCTGATACAGAAGCAGAAGAATTCAACATGTTGATGTCTGTTTCTCCAACGGAACACAAAAATAAAACGGTACAGATATTAAACTCACTTTTCGATAATGATCCGATGAGTAAAGAGTGTATTGTGCTTATTCAAAATAAATCCGACTGTAATATTATCGTAAGAATGGAAGGAATTGGTACTACAAAATACAGACTTGCCGTGCCTGCACATAACGAAAGCTCGGTTGTAGTCACAAAAGGTGATTATCTTTTCACAAGTATTGTGTGCGGTGCTCAATATGCTTCTCAAAAAACAATCCAGAAACCACTGATGGTGGCATTGGGAAGCTCTGCAAAGAAGTAA